The following are encoded together in the Candidatus Neomarinimicrobiota bacterium genome:
- a CDS encoding ubiquinol-cytochrome c reductase iron-sulfur subunit: MSEATEKKTTTVNPSSPPPAALGKADDGSQVTRRSFFSWLSIGWLAFVAATGGFFTMMLRFFFPNVLFEPVQTFRAGFPEDYQVGEVDLRWKMKYGTWIVRNDEGIYALSTTCTHLGCTPNWLSAEQKFKCPCHGSGFRKTGINFEGPAPRPLERYRIVLADDGQIIVDKTQKYQQEKGQWGDTEAFLKV, encoded by the coding sequence ATGTCCGAGGCAACCGAGAAAAAAACCACAACCGTAAATCCTTCCAGCCCACCACCTGCTGCGTTAGGCAAAGCTGATGACGGTTCTCAAGTTACACGCCGTTCATTCTTCTCATGGTTATCCATAGGATGGCTCGCATTTGTAGCGGCTACTGGTGGATTTTTCACCATGATGCTCCGTTTCTTTTTCCCAAATGTTTTATTTGAACCTGTACAGACATTTCGTGCGGGATTTCCTGAAGATTATCAAGTCGGTGAAGTTGATCTTCGCTGGAAAATGAAATATGGTACTTGGATTGTAAGGAATGATGAAGGAATATATGCTCTTTCTACCACTTGTACCCATTTAGGTTGTACGCCAAACTGGCTTTCCGCCGAACAAAAATTTAAATGTCCATGCCACGGTAGTGGATTTCGTAAGACAGGCATCAACTTTGAAGGTCCTGCGCCTCGCCCATTAGAACGATATAGAATCGTTTTGGCTGACGATGGACAAATTATTGTAGATAAGACACAAAAATATCAACAGGAAAAAGGCCAGTGGGGTGACACTGAAGCCTTCTTGAAAGTATAA
- a CDS encoding HEAT repeat domain-containing protein: MENQETTEQQPEKKSALRVIVHSFFVVPFIIAIFAVLIFLVVRIMTAEPNRAQDYLEDVKIGGTTKRWQGAFELSKILSNPEMVPSDDRFVFEMISAFEYSSNDRDIRVIQYLALAMGATKDARYASTLIKSLGHSEPEMVMTSAHALGNIGHNSAVDPLMSILDHGDSKVRLQAVISLGKIGDASSILALKGMMADPEANVRWDAAIALAKQKDSSGQRILLDLLDRNYLDSFPNIDEIEQVQAMMVAINVSPFIQDLELKILLEKLRESDSNLKIREAARLALTQFE; the protein is encoded by the coding sequence ATGGAAAATCAAGAAACAACAGAACAGCAACCAGAGAAAAAATCAGCACTTAGGGTGATTGTTCACAGCTTTTTTGTTGTTCCTTTTATTATTGCAATATTTGCTGTCCTTATTTTCTTGGTTGTTCGCATTATGACGGCTGAGCCAAATCGAGCTCAGGATTATTTAGAAGATGTAAAAATTGGCGGTACAACCAAGCGATGGCAGGGAGCATTTGAATTATCCAAAATTTTATCCAATCCAGAAATGGTTCCATCCGATGATCGCTTTGTTTTTGAAATGATTTCCGCTTTCGAATATTCTTCCAACGATCGGGATATTCGAGTTATACAATATTTAGCCCTTGCAATGGGTGCCACCAAAGATGCTCGTTATGCTTCAACATTGATAAAATCTTTGGGACATTCTGAACCGGAGATGGTTATGACTTCTGCCCATGCATTAGGAAATATCGGCCACAATTCTGCTGTGGATCCATTGATGTCCATTTTGGATCACGGTGATTCTAAAGTTCGCCTCCAGGCTGTCATCAGTTTGGGAAAGATTGGCGATGCTTCATCCATCCTTGCTTTAAAGGGAATGATGGCGGATCCGGAAGCGAATGTAAGGTGGGATGCAGCTATTGCTTTGGCCAAACAAAAAGATTCAAGTGGGCAAAGAATTTTATTAGACCTCTTAGATAGAAATTATTTAGATTCATTTCCTAATATTGATGAAATCGAGCAAGTTCAGGCCATGATGGTGGCTATTAATGTTTCTCCTTTTATTCAAGATTTAGAATTGAAAATTTTATTAGAGAAATTGCGGGAGAGTGATTCGAATTTAAAAATTCGTGAAGCTGCCCGATTAGCATTAACACAATTCGAATAA